From Nicotiana tabacum cultivar K326 chromosome 22, ASM71507v2, whole genome shotgun sequence, one genomic window encodes:
- the LOC142175916 gene encoding uncharacterized protein LOC142175916: MEGTEHNRALYLTVKCEDSAVSRVLVDNGSSANICPLSTLQKLKIGTDRIHMNNVCVRGFNGRGKDFVGDIMLALSIGPVEFAMEFQVLDVAVSYNLLLGRPWIHAAKAIPLVTRLTFVFA, from the coding sequence atggAGGGTACGGAGCACAACCGAGCTCTTTATCTTACAGTGAAGTGCGAGGATTCTGCTGTCTCAAGGGTATTGGTTGATAATGGTTCTAGTGCAAATATCTGCCCTCTGTCCACTTTGCAAAAGTTGAAGATCGGCACTGATAGGATCCACATGAACAATGTATGTGTTCGAGGCTTTAATGGAAGAGGGAAAGATTTCGTCGGTGATATAATGCTCGCATtgtcaatagggccagttgagttcgctatggagttccaagtgctagatgtgGCTGTCtcctacaacttgttgttgggcagGCCATGGATACATGCTGCCAAGGCAATCCCATTAGTCACACGGCTCACTtttgtctttgcctga
- the LOC107792514 gene encoding uncharacterized protein LOC107792514 isoform X2 has protein sequence MESSKKQVGSSFSADIFDSTKESTQPSNSTGIFSSLFPPPSKVMGRKASASELLQSLEKQSSGCREWNKPPPADVTKDREGAGHCTSSKERESLFQDTVEPCPLSSSLFYGGQEDMYVKSSDAQKMYKKEGGEYDSGGNNQYSASRGNWWEGSLYY, from the exons ATGGAAAGTAGTAAGAAGCAAGTGGGTTCATCATTCTCTGCTGATATTTTTGATTCCACCAAAGAATCCACTCAGCCATCCAATTCCACCGGAATTTTCTCTTCACTTTTTCCACCACCATCTAAG GTTATGGGAAGGAAAGCTTCAGCATCTGAACTTTTGCAATCTCTGGAGAAGCAGTCCTCTGGTTGTAGGGAATGGAACAAACCACCTCCAG CTGATGTGACGAAAGATAGAGAAGGTGCAGGGCATTGCACATCCAGTAAGGAACGCGAATCACTTTTTCAAGATACAGTAGAACCATGTCCACTAAGTTCTTCTCTCTTCTATGGTGGTCAAGAGGACATGTACGTCAAGTCATCCGATGCTCAAAAAATG TACAAGAAGGAAGGAGGAGAATATGATTCTGGTGGAAACAACCAATATAGTGCTTCTAGAGGGAATTGGTGGGAAG GGTCACTTTATTACTAG
- the LOC107792514 gene encoding uncharacterized protein LOC107792514 isoform X1: MESSKKQVGSSFSADIFDSTKESTQPSNSTGIFSSLFPPPSKVMGRKASASELLQSLEKQSSGCREWNKPPPADVTKDREGAGHCTSSKERESLFQDTVEPCPLSSSLFYGGQEDMYVKSSDAQKMVSHPCYKKEGGEYDSGGNNQYSASRGNWWEGSLYY, from the exons ATGGAAAGTAGTAAGAAGCAAGTGGGTTCATCATTCTCTGCTGATATTTTTGATTCCACCAAAGAATCCACTCAGCCATCCAATTCCACCGGAATTTTCTCTTCACTTTTTCCACCACCATCTAAG GTTATGGGAAGGAAAGCTTCAGCATCTGAACTTTTGCAATCTCTGGAGAAGCAGTCCTCTGGTTGTAGGGAATGGAACAAACCACCTCCAG CTGATGTGACGAAAGATAGAGAAGGTGCAGGGCATTGCACATCCAGTAAGGAACGCGAATCACTTTTTCAAGATACAGTAGAACCATGTCCACTAAGTTCTTCTCTCTTCTATGGTGGTCAAGAGGACATGTACGTCAAGTCATCCGATGCTCAAAAAATGGTATCACATCCTTGT TACAAGAAGGAAGGAGGAGAATATGATTCTGGTGGAAACAACCAATATAGTGCTTCTAGAGGGAATTGGTGGGAAG GGTCACTTTATTACTAG